CGCCGCCAGCACGCCGCTGATCCGTTGGATTTTGCCCCATCGTCGGCACCCTgctggcgccgtcgctgttaTCCGCCTCAGCCTCCTCCATCTGACCATTGCCCGCAGCTCCGGCTTTGCTACTCGCATCCGTCTCCGTCCCCTCCTCCGGCACATCATCCGAGTAACCGAGGCTGGGAAAGTGGGGGTGGCGCTTCTGGATAACGGGGTAGCGACCTAGGAACTGAATGGGCAGCGCCATGAGGCTGAAAAGCGCCAGTAGCCCCACAGCAAGGACAGAGATGGCGATGTAGCCGCTCTTCTTGGTGGGCACGTAGCCCGTCACGATCGAGGAGATGGCGAGAAAGATCAGGTTGACACTGACGAGGAAGCATCCAATGTACAGACgccgtgcgggtgcgtgctGCTTGCAGTAGATGGTCAGCGTGgcctgccgctccgccgcctgctccttGGTGAGGCGTTTCCGCCGGAACTGGCACGGCATGTATGGGGCGGCGTCGATAAAGTAGCAGCCCAGCAGGGAGCAAAAGAGAATCTGTGCGCCGACAAAGTAGGCATACCCCGAGTAGTTGCTTGCGTTCTTCGCCTCCAGGTTAAGGAACCAGCCGTTGAAGTATGCCATGAGCACTGATGTGCCAAGACCAGAGAAGGTCTTCTGGATGATCACCATGTACCCACGCTCCAGTGGAAAGTTTACCATGAGCGGCATCAGCGTTGCCACGTCCATAGCTGGGCACCCGAAGTACAAGATGGCGTTAAAAATGCAAAACTGGATGAGGGCCACTTCTTTGCTCTTGCTCGTAATAACATCGTCGAAAGCGAGACCAAAGAGAAGGTAGCCGAGAAAGCCCAGAGTGCCGGCAATGGGGAACAGCACCTTCGAGCCTGCGTAGTCGAACATAATGCCGGCAAAGAAGACAAGATAGCCGCAGCAGTTCCCTACGGTGCTGATTGTCGTGATGTCGGCCTGATTGAAGCTGTACTTATTGCGCAGGTGTTCCGTGAAGATGCTGAAGCCGTAGGTGGAACTGATGGCAAGGCCCACATACACGCCGGCCATCAGCATCCGTGACCGGTAGAGCTCATCGACAACGAGCTTCATTGGTGCACAACTTACACTTTGCTGTTTCGTCTCTTGCCTTTAAGCGAATGCCACGGTTAAATCGCTCCGTTTTCCTTGtcgcgaagagagaagaggacagAGAGTGAAATGAGCACAAAAAGGGGAATGGGGGCGTCCTCGGGGGATGGCAGTcgtggcagtggtgcgtATGCtgaggggaaagaaggtgCAGGGCGAGACCGGGTGTCAAGGGACGGTGCAATTCATatatacacatacatacatgtgtgggtatgcgtgcgtgcgtgtgtgtgtgtgtcgaaaagaggcaaacagaaagagagagagagaggggcagaggtaagtgggggaggagaggcgcgcaGGTAGTAGCACCGTGCCCAGTGTAGGCGCTGAATAATGAGGAGACTCCCCCGCTCCGCGCCAAGGTCGGCAATGACAAGAAGGAGGCCTTGGGGCGAGGGGGACGGTCTATAACTTCGTATCTCTGGCGGGCCACTTTTCACAGAGGAATGCGACACAAAGACAAGTGCGGTTGCTCAGCTGTGTGTTTTCCCTTGCTGTTCTTTCTTACGATGTCGCTGAGTGCTGACGCAGCTGAGAGGCCAAAATACCGGCGGTGAAAGGGAGCTAGGGTAGGACGCTGACAGCTTCAGTGTAGCGAAGACTACGGTAATGTGGCAGCCCActaaaggagagggaaaggcatCCCGCACGAGTGCCACCCGCATAACACTTCTTGTTTTCCTCGCTTCTGTTTTCTTACTGCctgtccccctcctccctcgccaccgccaccgccactcggTCCTTCCTCGACTCCTCGAGGGTGTTGAGAAGCGATGAGCTTCTTCTGCTAGAGCTGGTGAACAGAGCGGCACGGTGTGCGTATACACCGACGCCGACGCACAAGGgcagaagaaagagaaggcgaacaCGCTGACATGCACGAAGCAGGCCTCTATATACACGCCGGCGCGATATGGCCTCCGTGGGTGCGCGTTTGCCCACCGCCGTTTCTCGCGAAGTTCCTATGGAGCAATACATCACCATGAGAGAAGGAAGCAAGACGGCTCCTCAAACATCTTCGCTACGCATTCATGCGCATACCACATCCAGAACCTCGCACAGGCTCCAGCACTGACAGCGAACAGAAAAAACAACCAACGTAACATCTCCAAAGGCTATGACACTGAAGGCCCTActgaaggaaggaggggaagcaACGAAGAAGGAGAGTGGGCGATTGAGAGAGGAGATACGAAGAGGTGCGGCAGAGGTGAGTAAAAGGCAgttgaggagagagaaggaggagcagcgcgatTGCGAGCACTTGTTTCTCCGACTCTTTTCCCTCTACTACTCATTCTACACACATGGCACCTCTCaggtctctctcgctctcggcACCTTCTCCGTCACACTTCAGTTCTTTGTCCTTTGTGGAAGCAGAGAGtcagacagagggagaaatTCTAGCGGGGTATCATGCACAACGCACATCAGTTCACCCCCCGGCGCACAGGACTAACCAACTTCCGTAAGAAGGCAATGACAAGATCGCGCTTCCGTGCAGCATCCCAATGTGCCTCAAGCTGTGGAAACAACAAACATGGCCAACGCGCGCATGCAGGTCTCTCCGCTgttttcttcgctctccctctttctgaTTAAAAGTCCCAACGGACAGCAGAAACACTCAAGTTGCGGCTACTCTCGCGCGCTCACCTACAGACTCACCATATTCTCTGGCCCCTTCAATGTATCGTATCCATCAGTCTGTCGGTGTGTGCGAAGCTCACATTACGTGCAtctacgcacacacacttggGGGAAAATGCGATACCAGAATAGAGCCATTCTTTCTCCGCGCTCAAGcacaggtgtgtgcgtgtgtgggtgtgggtgtgtgttttgaggggaaagagagagagagagagcgcaaggTGGAGACACGAGAAgcgacacagagagaggtacGATGGAGCGTTGCTTAGACACAAAAGAGGAACCGTCACACCTACTCAGGTGCGCACAAGACTCATCTGGTCCACACAGCGAACGAGACAACTACAACTCTGGTgcctcacacacgcgcgtgcatgAGGCATGACGAGCACTGCACCTGAGAGTGGCACTCGCTGCTCGGTCACGTCGACAGCGCGTCTAGTGGCGGAAGAGAGGGCAAACGACGTGCCGCGCCCATCCATGACCATGGCATCACTGAGACAGATGCTTTTAAATGCCAAAGTTTtgactttttcttttttctttctgtctcCGGAAGAGTGAGCTCTTTCATGTTGCCTGAGGCACCATGTTgagagcgctgccgtcagAAGTGCTCCTGACATCTAACCAGAGTAGAGCAATGCGTAccagcggagagagagagagggcgtggCAGCAATGAAGCAAAGCGCTATGGGGACAAGGCAACAGCATACGAGAGGTGTGATAAGCAGTCGAATAGGAGTAGCTCGTCGTTGCACGCCCAAGGCTCCTATAcactgacacacacgcacggaaAGAAGCGGAGGTTGAAGCTCAGCATCTTCGTCTTCGCTGTGAGTCGTGCGTTGCAtcacctcctttccccctctcctttcctaGCTACAGCAGTTTTTGACTTATTTTGTTCCCCACTTCTCGCGACGTCGTTCCTCACCGTCCTGGCTGATAGGCCAAACTTCATTCGCTCGTTTTTTTTTAAAAACGACATTTCGCACACCAACACATGTCATGGCAATCAACTGCAGGGGCAATAGACGCCCACACAAAGAGCACATGcccgcgccagcagcagcggtcggAGAGGACGAAAGGGAGAGTAAagtcttttttctctcctctttacCTCACCGGAGGCGccagaggaaaaaaaaccgACAGGAAAAATCCTCTGCGgaccacacacatacatacacagggggggggggggggggaacgaggaaaaaaaaacaaaaaagaaacacaggCCGGGATGCATACTCGCTCGCagatgcacgcacacgcggcTACATGcaagcagcgagaggggaaaTGTATCCAAAAAGGAGGGTGCCAACAAGGTAAGGGCAACGATGGCCTCCCTTTATTCTGGATGCagttccctcccccctttctaCATGTATGAAAGACGTGGTAGGTGTGAGCGGGGGCCCTCGCAGtcctttttttgtgtgcTTCCATCCGCTGCGGCttaaaaagagggaaagaaggccgagacgaagcagccgcggagagaggggggaggggggaagagggggagaaggaagatGCCAGTTGGGGAAAAGCATGTGTACAACAGTCTTCTGACAACTCATCCTGTTTTTCTGTTAAGTCGTTTGACATCTGCGCTTGGCGTCTTTTTGCCTTGgttgtttgttgttgtttttctgtgCTTCGCAGGCACGTCCATGGCTGAGAGCTTTCATCGCttgaaaaagagagaattAAAATAGTAATAACGTGGGGTACACACGCGACACCCACTCGTtgacacagagaaagaacaGTACATGCAAAGAATTAGAAAAAACAAGAACACTAACACATCATCAAGgatgaaagagagcgagagcaggTTGGATGGGTGGAAAGAAGTGAGATCgatgagaaggggaagaaggaaaggggagcgAGAGTGGCATACAACACATCCAATACATATaggcacatacacgcgtCTAACACGCTTCTGCATCCTTATTGTGCTCTCAAGAGAAAGTGATCCTATACAACATGCCTTTAATGTACGTGGGCttgcagagaaaaaaaaaatacgaaATGCCCATCTGTGAGTGTCTGGgtctttgtgtgcgtgtgtgcgtgtgtgtgtgtgtgggtggaaggagggagagggtgggggaagaACGGGCGACAAAGCACATCCCTCCACCACAAACACCGACCGCAAGACAAGGAAGCACCGAAAGATGAAGTCGCGGCTCagagcaagaggaagagacatCGACTTGGCTGTTCATGCCTTCTTCGCTGAGCTTCTTCTTGCTATGTCGCTtggtgcttttctttctaCTTCAACAGGGAACAACGGCGAGAGACAGACGGCTCGTACGCACACATACGACACCCTCCCCGTCAAGGCAAGctccccccccaaaaagacAAGTGATAAATACGTCCCAAGGCCAAGTCAATCCTCTTATCCTCTCGCacatctttttttctttcttatTACGGTcggctctctcctccacccctcgAATTCCTCTTGGGCGAtaaaaaaaataaaaaaggcGTCCATCAATCTCGCCGCCGTTGCGGTGATGAGAGCGTCACTAAACGATAGACATGAAGAAGTGGCGacggaaagggaagagggagaggcgcacgcgtttgaaaggaaaaaaaaagaacgccTCCTTTTGTTCTGCTCGTCTCGTCGCCAGTCCACAAGAGGCCGTTTACTCAGCCACAGGTCGACAACTTTAcacgagtgtgtgtgtatgtgtgggtgtaaagaggtgaaggggaCAGTGAGGAAGTAAAGGGTTttgaaggagaaaaaaaattCAATGCAATAACGAACAAGTGATAAAGcgacagagaaaggaaagaacaAGAAGAGCTAAAGTATATTtagcacacacaaacgctcTTTAGAtacgagagagggggtgcaaaaagagggaaaagtgaAGTGAGGATGCAAAGCAGCAGGGCAGCCGACCACACGCGCTCGCACACctggagagggaagagcagaacaagacacacacacacacacacaaatgatgcgacaaaaaaaaaagaatggGCGCGCTTAGAATCGTTGGAgcgcagggaggggggagaagggtgaCATGAACACAATGTCAAGCAGGATGTATTACAGTTTTGCTTTGGCAGTTACGCCCACCTCACATTTTCTGTTCATGAACTTCCGCACTTCGaaacgaggggggagggcgtgGGATAAagatgaaagaaaaacaccGACTAAAGTGTCGCTTTACTTGAGTAATTATGGCATTCATGTCTTTGCTATGGAGAGAGAATTGCCACGATAGAGAAAAAATGGGCTCTGATACAAGATCGAGTGTCACACGCGCCTCGTGCCGCTTGCCACGAAGCACTAGTGTAAGTGCCAGTAGGTATGCCCAGGCACCAATACAGACACACGCTCCATACCGTGATTAAGCAGATGAAAAAAAAGTCCACTCGTTgctcctccccttttccctttacCAGCTCTTGTTGGTCGTTCTCAGTTCACTCcatgtttctctctctacgctGATGATTCGTCGATGCGCGCGTGTGACTCGTTGAGTGGACAAGGAAAACGCACCTATACACCGCTCTCACGCATATGTGAGTGAGCTTTATCACACtgtatagagagagagagcgagcgcgaAAGTCGGGGCTTCCCAGAAGGctgcctctccccaccccccaaaaaacaaacaaaccaGGAGAGGTGCGCACAAAGCCGGAGGGAACCCGATACCTGGTCGACTCTCACAAGAATCCAAATCAAAGAGGGGagtgagaagggggaggggagaaggtggtggtgtggtgcgtgtgtgtgtgtgtatggcggagggagggggggagtatacaacacaagagaagaatgggggagggggcgccgTTACtaaacaaacaaaaatgcgaaaagaaaaaaaaaggcatcacaacaagaaggagagcggagatccggacacacacaaaaaagagaagagcgaggaagGGCAAACACAACGCGTCACATAGACACGGGCGTGGTACATCAAACAGAGCACTTATTCCTCCCCTGCACTGATT
This Leishmania panamensis strain MHOM/PA/94/PSC-1 chromosome 29 sequence DNA region includes the following protein-coding sequences:
- a CDS encoding membrane transporter, putative (TriTrypDB/GeneDB-style sysID: LpmP.29.1550); translated protein: MKLVVDELYRSRMLMAGVYVGLAISSTYGFSIFTEHLRNKYSFNQADITTISTVGNCCGYLVFFAGIMFDYAGSKVLFPIAGTLGFLGYLLFGLAFDDVITSKSKEVALIQFCIFNAILYFGCPAMDVATLMPLMVNFPLERGYMVIIQKTFSGLGTSVLMAYFNGWFLNLEAKNASNYSGYAYFVGAQILFCSLLGCYFIDAAPYMPCQFRRKRLTKEQAAERQATLTIYCKQHAPARRLYIGCFLVSVNLIFLAISSIVTGYVPTKKSGYIAISVLAVGLLALFSLMALPIQFLGRYPVIQKRHPHFPSLGYSDDVPEEGTETDASSKAGAAGNGQMEEAEADNSDGASRVPTMGQNPTDQRRAGGVGSTNEADINATTVTGSNEIATEMHSCREDEPASPRKADAPEGEQVAAPAPQTNATGVPQYYQSFWRNLLTIDLWLFWISFFGMWGTGTVMQMNAAQIYRSQNFGVYDQSRLALYVALIGVGSAIGRITSGILDMWLIRRKAHSTNEILTTTFLPVGAVLLFISYLLFAVIPAEGLVLPFLLGSMGTGMGWGLGALSVRIVYARDIGKHYNFMFSSGFVSTIVLNRFMFGGMFDKEASRLATAPNCNQPSCVRNQMFILMAVNAVSTVSAILVHFRFRRFVRQERAKQAEATLALERNNKSSCTTEDG